A genomic region of Methanofollis fontis contains the following coding sequences:
- a CDS encoding DUF3467 domain-containing protein, whose amino-acid sequence MSQKEIAVSVPQGLDPVYANRIQVAYKEDEFTFIFLHEIPGTNQARAKSIVSITPRHAKNLIAVLSRSMKDYEEKFGTIQAPSEKSGETNVTMRGYS is encoded by the coding sequence ATGAGCCAGAAGGAAATCGCGGTCAGCGTTCCGCAGGGTCTCGACCCGGTCTATGCCAACCGCATCCAGGTTGCATACAAGGAGGATGAGTTCACGTTCATCTTCCTCCACGAGATCCCGGGGACGAACCAGGCGCGGGCGAAGTCGATTGTCTCCATCACTCCCAGACACGCCAAGAACCTCATCGCCGTGCTTTCCCGGAGCATGAAGGACTACGAGGAGAAGTTCGGGACGATTCAGGCGCCCTCAGAGAAGTCCGGCGAGACGAACGTCACGATGCGGGGCTATTCCTGA
- a CDS encoding pyrroline-5-carboxylate reductase family protein, which translates to MPTIGVIGTGSMGRMLIRALIAGGAASPEEVIASSRSAAPLLEIARETGITALGSNRAVAGGADVVFLCVRPSDVRGVLEEVGDCLDADTLLVSIASDVPLSLLAGWTGARLVRVIPSITSAALKGVTLVVRGPNADESDMRVLHSLLGAISTPVECGEDEIEVMTALTSCGPAFFAAFLRECAASAVRTGMLSPERAETAVRETFIGTAALLDGGMETFEEIIDAVATPGGITEAGVQMIGEDLPPLFDRLLQTTITRHAEVKARIGRTG; encoded by the coding sequence ATGCCGACAATCGGGGTAATCGGAACGGGCAGTATGGGCAGGATGCTGATCAGGGCGCTGATCGCGGGTGGAGCGGCGTCGCCAGAGGAGGTGATCGCATCCAGCAGGTCCGCCGCACCCCTGCTCGAAATCGCACGGGAAACCGGCATCACCGCTCTCGGGAGCAACCGGGCCGTTGCAGGGGGTGCGGACGTCGTATTCCTCTGTGTCAGGCCTTCAGACGTCAGGGGGGTCCTCGAAGAGGTTGGAGATTGCCTGGACGCCGATACCCTGCTCGTATCTATCGCCAGCGACGTCCCCCTCTCGCTCCTTGCCGGGTGGACCGGGGCGCGGCTGGTGCGGGTGATCCCGAGCATCACCTCCGCCGCCCTGAAGGGTGTCACACTCGTGGTCCGCGGTCCGAATGCGGATGAATCGGATATGCGGGTTCTGCACTCGCTCCTGGGTGCGATCAGCACCCCGGTCGAGTGCGGCGAGGACGAGATCGAGGTGATGACGGCGCTGACCTCCTGCGGACCGGCATTCTTCGCCGCCTTCCTCCGTGAATGTGCGGCATCGGCCGTTCGGACAGGGATGCTCTCACCGGAACGGGCGGAGACTGCCGTTCGGGAGACCTTCATCGGCACCGCTGCCCTGCTTGATGGGGGGATGGAGACCTTTGAAGAGATCATCGATGCCGTCGCCACGCCGGGTGGGATCACCGAGGCGGGGGTGCAGATGATCGGGGAGGATCTTCCGCCTCTCTTCGACCGTCTCCTCCAGACCACCATCACCCGCCATGCCGAGGTGAAGGCGCGGATCGGCAGGACCGGGTAG
- a CDS encoding L-threonylcarbamoyladenylate synthase, which produces MDEDIIQRAVAVLRQDGLVVYPTDTIYGLGADAFSENAIERVYQVKMRPRVMPISVAVSDVEMLAAIAHLDRRADAFIDRFLPGPVTVVLRAKSCIPEILTGGTGMIGIRFPDHPVPLSIIRELDAPITATSANIHGRPDPVSANDVHVSHDLLIDGGQLPGIPSTVVDLLHWRVIRPGSGIEEIGAFLAE; this is translated from the coding sequence ATGGACGAGGATATCATTCAGCGTGCGGTGGCAGTGCTCAGGCAGGACGGACTGGTGGTCTATCCGACCGATACGATCTATGGACTCGGAGCGGACGCCTTCTCAGAAAACGCAATCGAACGGGTCTATCAGGTAAAGATGCGCCCCCGTGTGATGCCGATCTCGGTGGCGGTCTCTGATGTGGAGATGCTGGCGGCGATCGCCCATCTCGACCGGCGGGCCGATGCCTTCATCGACCGTTTTCTGCCGGGCCCGGTGACGGTGGTGCTCAGGGCGAAGTCCTGCATCCCCGAAATCCTCACCGGCGGCACCGGCATGATCGGCATCCGCTTCCCCGACCATCCGGTGCCCCTCTCGATCATCCGGGAACTCGACGCCCCGATCACGGCGACCTCAGCGAATATCCACGGCAGACCCGATCCGGTCTCTGCCAATGATGTGCATGTTTCCCATGATCTCCTCATCGACGGTGGGCAGTTGCCCGGGATTCCGAGCACGGTCGTCGACCTTCTCCACTGGAGGGTGATCCGACCGGGATCCGGGATCGAGGAGATCGGGGCCTTTCTTGCGGAGTGA
- a CDS encoding ion transporter codes for MKPEEPTHKSVKHRIHDILESPFWKNRTTAAVQITLALVILANSVAVVIFTIPGIQPTTQSVLNAAITFCLLVFAAEYILRLWACTSAPTFRERTAERLRFASGIYQIIDLISILPLCFPIFFPQDFALLRIFRLLSIFKLGRYSRRSASLAQLKRVLLRKREIFSLMIFFLVFVILFSSTVMYGVEHDAQPEKFSSIPAAMWWAMMTVTTVGYGDIYPVTPIGQTIASFVTILGVMLLALPSAILASGFIEEHQRKRDDGGSERLDAAVTLLERMGALKEKGHLTSGEFAEYKGLIQRLCQEDEGGGGEETAAETTAGK; via the coding sequence ATGAAGCCCGAAGAACCCACCCATAAAAGCGTCAAACATCGGATCCACGACATCCTCGAATCGCCGTTCTGGAAGAACAGAACAACGGCCGCGGTCCAGATCACTCTCGCCCTCGTGATCCTGGCAAACAGCGTCGCAGTCGTCATATTCACCATCCCCGGCATTCAGCCGACGACGCAGTCGGTCCTGAATGCGGCCATCACCTTCTGTCTTCTGGTATTCGCCGCAGAATACATTCTCCGCCTCTGGGCCTGCACCTCGGCGCCGACGTTCCGGGAGCGGACTGCCGAACGGTTACGGTTCGCTTCAGGCATCTACCAGATAATCGATCTCATCTCCATACTGCCGCTCTGTTTTCCGATATTCTTCCCCCAGGATTTCGCCCTCCTCCGGATATTCCGGCTGCTGTCGATCTTCAAACTCGGGCGGTATTCCCGCCGGTCCGCCTCGCTCGCCCAGTTGAAACGGGTTCTCCTCAGGAAACGGGAGATCTTCTCCCTGATGATCTTCTTCCTGGTCTTTGTCATCCTCTTCTCCTCGACGGTCATGTATGGCGTCGAACACGATGCCCAACCTGAGAAATTCTCCAGCATTCCCGCCGCCATGTGGTGGGCGATGATGACGGTGACGACGGTCGGATACGGCGACATCTACCCGGTAACCCCCATAGGCCAGACGATCGCCTCGTTCGTGACGATCCTCGGCGTCATGCTCCTCGCACTCCCCTCCGCCATCCTTGCGAGCGGTTTCATCGAGGAACACCAGAGAAAACGTGACGACGGAGGGAGCGAGCGACTCGATGCGGCGGTCACCCTGCTGGAGCGGATGGGGGCGCTGAAGGAAAAGGGGCATCTCACGTCCGGTGAATTTGCGGAGTATAAAGGGCTGATACAACGCCTCTGTCAGGAGGATGAGGGTGGAGGGGGGGAGGAGACAGCAGCCGAGACAACTGCCGGGAAGTGA
- a CDS encoding TetR/AcrR family transcriptional regulator, with product MMMPDSAPRETAREKLLRAALHLFVTQGFHATPTAQISREAGVSTGLLFHHFGDKETLVNELYLSIKKEMAEAMRAGDDEGLPAGKRITAILRTFILWGISHPEERAFLDLFYHSPNICEEVKEQAYMDFVWIGEVYAGAVEQGIVADLPHPLASAIVLQVAGAIIDVAGAGCPGLTTEEVVDAGLGVLWHGIGGASTRPDPGPDAPNHRVLPP from the coding sequence ATGATGATGCCTGATTCCGCCCCCCGGGAGACCGCCCGGGAGAAGCTCCTCCGTGCGGCCCTCCACCTCTTTGTTACGCAGGGGTTCCACGCCACGCCGACGGCGCAGATCAGCCGCGAGGCCGGGGTATCCACCGGCCTCCTCTTCCACCACTTCGGCGACAAGGAGACGCTCGTCAACGAACTCTACCTCTCCATTAAGAAGGAGATGGCGGAGGCGATGCGTGCGGGCGACGACGAGGGTCTTCCCGCCGGGAAACGGATCACCGCCATCCTGCGCACGTTTATCCTGTGGGGGATCTCCCACCCGGAGGAGCGGGCGTTTCTCGACCTCTTCTACCACTCCCCGAACATCTGCGAGGAGGTGAAGGAGCAGGCCTATATGGACTTCGTGTGGATCGGCGAGGTCTATGCCGGGGCGGTCGAGCAGGGGATCGTCGCCGACCTTCCCCACCCCCTCGCATCCGCCATTGTGCTGCAGGTCGCAGGGGCCATCATCGATGTCGCCGGTGCAGGGTGCCCGGGATTGACGACGGAGGAGGTCGTCGATGCGGGCCTTGGCGTGCTCTGGCATGGCATCGGGGGGGCAAGCACCCGCCCGGACCCTGGACCCGACGCCCCCAACCATCGGGTTTTACCCCCATGA
- a CDS encoding CRISPR-associated protein Cas4 has translation MDDSPDLIGVSAVSAAHFCPLRLYYDRREEHEEPPRYAVCKQVSYHLGEPFDPTAIWQEILTVLPHAGSEEHELFEQCMENCRDREWVRFSDADVPVSSHTLGIRGVVDKADPALPGFAITRSSEAPKAGVHATDRLRIACFTACVQETLGLAVDGGYVEYVPSGVIRFCTPGPRDRRAMLRAIAAAQSVEAGKIPQKPLNPRCTRCPYQERCSPGPKKLSDLL, from the coding sequence ATGGACGATTCCCCCGACCTGATCGGTGTCTCCGCCGTCTCCGCCGCCCACTTCTGCCCCCTTCGTCTCTATTATGACCGCCGGGAGGAGCACGAGGAACCACCGCGCTATGCCGTCTGCAAACAGGTCTCCTACCACCTTGGAGAGCCCTTCGACCCGACGGCGATCTGGCAGGAGATCCTGACCGTGCTGCCCCATGCCGGGAGCGAGGAGCACGAACTCTTCGAGCAGTGCATGGAGAATTGCAGGGACAGGGAATGGGTCCGCTTCTCCGATGCCGACGTGCCGGTCTCATCGCACACCCTCGGCATCCGCGGCGTCGTCGACAAGGCCGATCCGGCCCTGCCCGGTTTTGCGATCACCCGCTCGAGCGAGGCACCTAAGGCCGGCGTCCATGCCACCGACCGCCTGCGGATCGCCTGCTTCACCGCATGTGTCCAGGAAACCCTCGGGCTTGCGGTGGACGGGGGGTATGTAGAGTACGTCCCCTCGGGCGTCATCCGCTTCTGTACCCCCGGACCGCGCGACCGGCGGGCGATGCTCAGGGCAATCGCCGCCGCACAGTCGGTCGAAGCGGGAAAAATCCCGCAAAAACCCCTCAACCCCCGTTGCACCCGCTGCCCCTATCAGGAGAGGTGCAGTCCGGGACCGAAAAAACTCTCAGACCTGCTCTGA
- a CDS encoding PEGA domain-containing protein, with the protein MSLIFILSLLCLPALAATTETTATTAVPTTTAVPTTTATTAVPTTTAAPTTTATTPVPTTTVAPTTTATTAAPTTTAAPTTLATAVPTTTSQAVVTLPAEGSGKSWFDVYTNVDGVSIYFDGAYQGTTAQGVLTVEWATTGTPPRTVTGEKSGYSSASEPLPAVPPAGHHASVYLTLNPVTPSTGSIGFSSTPKGANIRINGAFYGTTPHQVNHLAPGTYQIAIDYPGYQTYTSTEEVVSGKITYVDAVLQAVEQYGTLSAKSSPQGAYIYIDGNYHGTTPQTIGGLVQGSHTVELTLPGYTEWSGTVRIYTGQVTYLNEPLDQIPQPASGALSIASTPATASVSVDGVSYGVTPQNNRLVVNDIAAGQHTVVISLAGYEDFSKTVSVTAGQTTTVDATLTSVGTGSATIESTPAGATIYLNNQNYGITPLTIPNLAYGDYTIRLTLDGYQDYTSTITVNQGATTPVSAQMVAVPPTTEAAAAPIIPCIALLCAGLGLVRLMRRE; encoded by the coding sequence ATGAGTCTGATTTTCATCCTCTCCCTGCTCTGTCTGCCGGCACTGGCGGCGACGACTGAAACGACAGCGACCACCGCCGTCCCGACGACCACTGCCGTACCCACCACCACGGCGACCACCGCCGTCCCGACGACCACTGCTGCACCCACCACCACGGCGACCACACCTGTCCCGACGACCACTGTCGCACCCACCACCACGGCGACCACCGCCGCCCCGACGACCACTGCTGCACCCACCACCCTGGCCACAGCAGTGCCGACGACGACATCACAGGCGGTGGTGACCCTGCCGGCCGAAGGAAGCGGGAAGAGCTGGTTTGACGTCTACACCAACGTGGACGGCGTGAGCATCTACTTCGACGGCGCCTATCAGGGCACGACGGCGCAGGGCGTCCTCACCGTCGAATGGGCGACCACCGGGACGCCGCCGCGGACGGTGACCGGCGAGAAGAGCGGGTATTCCTCTGCGAGCGAACCCCTCCCGGCCGTTCCCCCCGCGGGTCACCACGCCTCGGTGTATCTCACCCTCAACCCGGTCACCCCCAGCACCGGCAGCATCGGGTTCTCCTCCACCCCGAAGGGTGCGAACATCAGGATCAACGGCGCCTTTTACGGCACCACCCCCCACCAGGTGAACCATCTCGCCCCGGGAACCTACCAGATCGCCATCGACTATCCGGGTTATCAGACCTACACCTCGACCGAAGAGGTGGTCTCAGGAAAGATCACCTATGTCGACGCCGTCCTGCAGGCGGTTGAGCAGTATGGCACGCTCTCGGCGAAATCGAGTCCGCAGGGCGCCTATATCTATATCGACGGCAATTACCACGGCACCACTCCGCAGACGATCGGCGGTCTGGTGCAGGGCTCCCACACCGTCGAGCTCACCCTGCCCGGCTACACCGAGTGGTCGGGGACGGTGCGGATCTATACCGGTCAGGTCACCTACCTGAACGAACCCCTGGATCAGATCCCGCAACCTGCCAGCGGTGCGCTCTCCATCGCCTCGACACCTGCCACTGCGTCCGTTTCTGTGGATGGGGTCTCCTATGGCGTGACCCCGCAGAACAACCGCCTTGTCGTCAACGACATCGCCGCGGGCCAGCACACCGTGGTCATCAGCCTTGCCGGCTATGAGGACTTCTCGAAGACGGTCTCGGTCACCGCCGGGCAGACCACGACGGTCGACGCCACGCTCACCAGTGTCGGCACCGGATCGGCGACCATCGAGTCCACGCCGGCGGGTGCGACGATCTATCTGAACAACCAGAACTACGGCATCACGCCGCTGACGATCCCCAACCTCGCCTACGGCGACTACACCATCAGACTGACCCTGGACGGTTATCAGGACTACACCTCCACGATCACGGTGAACCAGGGTGCGACCACCCCGGTCTCGGCGCAGATGGTGGCGGTGCCCCCCACGACGGAGGCCGCCGCCGCCCCCATCATCCCCTGTATCGCCCTGCTCTGTGCCGGTCTCGGCCTGGTGCGGCTGATGCGGCGGGAGTGA
- a CDS encoding DNA polymerase subunit beta produces MKPIRLRDFVEDIEGRIYAVSAYDNTERAGCVLRYVPDPDGERVDPAGRRYTKLDFEPAYDYIRAHKPEYLDGLHRVPIADILRIYKPEERIDWIASRDPRVAALLSHFDLPAGSVGCTGSRLVGLENGASDIDLVVYGAAWFLAQAQLARLVGAGRLPGMSEEMWRRVYEKRVPEISFDVFVLHEGRKWNRGEFGDTWFDLLYTRSYDALASAPAGRGREIGRARIEAVVTDASHSFDSPAVYEVEHESVSRVISFTHTYCGQALAGETIEAAGVLEEHGDTQWLIVGTTREAKGEYIVSRSLLESEQV; encoded by the coding sequence ATGAAGCCGATCAGGTTACGCGATTTTGTAGAGGATATTGAGGGGCGGATCTATGCGGTCTCCGCCTATGACAACACCGAACGGGCCGGGTGCGTGCTGCGCTATGTCCCTGACCCCGACGGTGAGCGTGTGGACCCGGCGGGGCGGCGCTACACAAAGCTCGATTTCGAACCGGCGTACGACTATATCAGGGCACACAAACCCGAGTATCTCGATGGCCTCCACCGCGTGCCCATCGCCGATATCCTGAGGATCTACAAACCCGAGGAGCGGATCGACTGGATCGCCTCACGGGATCCGAGGGTGGCGGCGCTCCTCTCCCACTTCGATCTCCCGGCGGGATCGGTGGGCTGCACCGGTTCTCGGCTTGTCGGGCTTGAGAATGGGGCATCTGATATCGACCTGGTGGTCTATGGCGCGGCCTGGTTCTTGGCGCAGGCGCAGCTCGCCCGCCTTGTCGGAGCGGGGAGACTGCCCGGCATGAGCGAGGAGATGTGGCGGCGGGTGTATGAGAAACGGGTCCCCGAGATCTCTTTTGATGTCTTCGTCCTCCATGAGGGGAGGAAGTGGAACCGGGGGGAGTTCGGGGACACATGGTTCGATCTCCTCTATACGCGCTCCTATGACGCCCTCGCCTCGGCGCCTGCAGGGCGGGGCCGGGAGATCGGGCGGGCCCGGATCGAGGCGGTCGTCACCGATGCCTCGCATTCCTTCGATTCGCCGGCCGTCTATGAGGTGGAGCACGAGTCGGTCTCGCGGGTGATCTCCTTCACCCACACCTACTGCGGGCAGGCGCTGGCAGGGGAGACGATCGAGGCCGCCGGCGTGCTGGAGGAGCACGGCGATACGCAGTGGCTCATCGTCGGGACGACCAGAGAGGCGAAGGGCGAATATATTGTTTCCAGAAGCCTGCTCGAGTCAGAGCAGGTCTGA
- a CDS encoding HFX_2341 family transcriptional regulator domain-containing protein gives MAGLQEIVHILPLGHEYDRAVAPFKKHSVDRVYILSVTKNTGNYADVMLERQIYFTGKVRTFFEKRKIETVQVEVELFDILEVMRHISAIIKEEHGNGNSVHLNVSACGRKTAIGAALAGMANGATVYYVSAETYALDYHSFEEHGLSICESGNTFAFENFEFDLPNSVCQKILIKLYQEDRGLRTTSIREFLHTEGVEGFEIHVDAIPSASKEVFKKDSSDKSVSKREESIAQAIKLEKKYLGPLERSGYIRRERSGRNNIIYITESGKYVACINGMI, from the coding sequence ATGGCAGGCCTTCAGGAGATCGTGCACATCCTCCCCCTCGGCCATGAGTATGACCGGGCGGTTGCACCCTTCAAAAAACACAGTGTCGATCGTGTCTATATTCTTTCAGTGACGAAAAACACCGGCAATTATGCGGATGTAATGCTGGAACGACAGATCTACTTCACCGGAAAAGTCCGGACGTTTTTTGAGAAGAGAAAAATTGAAACCGTCCAGGTAGAAGTCGAACTCTTTGATATCCTGGAAGTGATGCGGCACATCTCTGCCATTATAAAAGAGGAACATGGAAATGGGAATAGTGTTCACCTGAATGTTTCGGCCTGCGGCAGAAAAACTGCTATCGGGGCGGCCCTTGCTGGAATGGCCAATGGCGCAACTGTGTATTATGTTTCTGCAGAAACCTATGCCCTGGATTACCACTCTTTTGAAGAACACGGTCTCAGCATTTGTGAGAGCGGAAATACGTTCGCGTTTGAAAATTTTGAGTTCGACCTGCCAAATTCTGTCTGCCAGAAAATTCTCATTAAACTATATCAGGAAGACAGGGGATTACGAACAACGTCGATCAGAGAATTCTTACATACAGAGGGGGTCGAAGGTTTCGAGATCCATGTGGATGCCATCCCGTCGGCATCAAAAGAGGTCTTTAAAAAAGATTCCAGTGATAAATCTGTCAGTAAACGTGAGGAATCAATAGCACAGGCCATCAAACTTGAAAAAAAATACCTTGGTCCGCTTGAGAGGAGTGGATACATTCGAAGGGAGCGTTCTGGAAGAAATAATATTATATACATTACCGAATCTGGAAAATATGTTGCCTGTATCAACGGGATGATCTGA
- a CDS encoding aldo/keto reductase, which produces MQYRSVPKNGDRLSALGFGAMRLPTRFGRIDEERAIRQIRGAIDRGVNYIDTAYPYHNGESEKLLAKALADGYRERVFVADKLPPWLVKGRQDMDRILDVQLKRLGTDHIDYYLLHSLEARSWKKLQDLDVISFLEDARAAGKIRNIGFSFHGDRKTFREIVDAYDWTFCQIQYNYLDEEIQAGTEGLHYAASKGLAVMIMEPLRGGMLGRNVPDEVQAVYDDAGIARSPAAWALRWVWDHPEVTVVLSGMNDEENITENIATCEEALPGAMTDAEHAVVERVAATYKAKIRVGCTGCAYCMPCPFGVNIPQCFASYNQYHMGGNRMMIRAFYIMQVIGFDDNPSNASLCRKCGKCMKACPQGIAIPDELEKVSRDLDGLQTRLMKPLVKMMVTRQQTE; this is translated from the coding sequence ATGCAGTATAGAAGCGTACCCAAAAACGGCGACCGCCTCTCGGCACTCGGCTTTGGTGCCATGCGTCTCCCGACGCGTTTTGGCCGGATCGACGAGGAGCGCGCCATCCGCCAGATCAGGGGCGCCATTGACCGCGGTGTCAACTACATCGACACCGCCTACCCCTACCACAATGGCGAGAGCGAGAAACTCCTTGCAAAGGCCCTTGCAGACGGCTACCGAGAGCGGGTGTTCGTCGCCGACAAGCTCCCCCCCTGGCTCGTGAAGGGCCGCCAGGACATGGACCGCATCCTCGATGTCCAGTTGAAGAGGCTCGGCACCGACCACATCGACTACTACCTCCTCCACTCCCTGGAGGCGCGTTCCTGGAAAAAACTCCAGGATCTCGACGTCATCTCCTTCCTTGAAGATGCACGGGCTGCGGGGAAGATCAGAAACATCGGCTTCTCCTTTCACGGCGACAGGAAGACCTTTCGGGAGATCGTCGACGCCTATGACTGGACCTTCTGCCAGATCCAGTACAACTACCTCGACGAGGAGATCCAGGCAGGGACCGAGGGGCTGCACTACGCCGCCTCGAAGGGCCTCGCCGTGATGATCATGGAGCCCCTCCGCGGCGGCATGCTTGGACGAAACGTCCCGGATGAAGTGCAGGCGGTCTATGATGATGCCGGCATCGCCCGGAGTCCGGCGGCGTGGGCGTTGCGGTGGGTCTGGGACCACCCGGAGGTGACGGTCGTCCTCTCCGGCATGAACGACGAGGAGAACATCACCGAGAACATCGCCACCTGCGAGGAGGCACTGCCCGGTGCCATGACGGACGCCGAACACGCCGTGGTGGAGCGGGTGGCGGCAACCTACAAGGCGAAGATCCGGGTGGGCTGCACCGGATGCGCCTACTGTATGCCCTGCCCCTTCGGGGTGAACATCCCGCAGTGCTTCGCCTCCTACAACCAGTATCACATGGGGGGCAACCGGATGATGATCCGTGCCTTCTATATCATGCAGGTGATCGGCTTCGATGACAACCCCTCGAACGCCTCCCTCTGCCGGAAATGCGGGAAATGCATGAAGGCCTGCCCGCAGGGGATCGCTATACCCGACGAACTGGAGAAGGTCTCGCGGGACCTCGACGGCCTCCAGACGAGGCTGATGAAGCCCCTCGTAAAGATGATGGTGACCCGGCAGCAGACAGAATGA
- a CDS encoding DUF5612 domain-containing protein gives MEETEDLKTLTIVQLYALSIIAENQPGVLRDIATVMAGNSVNVVTVQQSILASGADAGRALFYFEVECAGGVGEMIADLLSLPTIHHVSTYDTFSKIFGSRVIIFGGGAQVGQVAMGAVNEADRHNIRGERISVDTLPLVGEKELAEAVDAVVRLPRASILVLAGSIMGGQITGAVERVRAAGIPVIALKMAGSVTKHVDLVVTDPIQAGVFAVMHVSKRAVFDINRVRGQEF, from the coding sequence ATGGAAGAAACCGAAGATCTCAAAACGCTCACTATCGTCCAGCTCTATGCACTCAGCATCATCGCCGAAAATCAGCCCGGTGTGCTGCGCGACATCGCCACGGTCATGGCAGGGAACTCTGTGAATGTGGTGACGGTGCAGCAGTCGATCCTGGCGAGCGGTGCCGATGCCGGGCGGGCCCTCTTTTATTTCGAAGTGGAGTGTGCGGGGGGTGTCGGAGAGATGATCGCAGATCTGCTCAGTCTCCCGACGATCCATCACGTCTCAACCTACGACACCTTCTCAAAAATCTTCGGCTCCAGAGTGATCATCTTTGGTGGCGGCGCCCAGGTGGGGCAGGTGGCGATGGGTGCCGTGAACGAGGCGGACCGCCACAATATCCGCGGCGAACGGATCTCGGTGGACACCCTCCCGCTTGTCGGTGAGAAAGAGCTTGCAGAGGCGGTCGACGCCGTCGTCCGTCTTCCGAGGGCCAGCATTCTGGTGCTCGCCGGATCCATTATGGGGGGGCAGATCACCGGGGCGGTCGAGCGGGTGCGGGCGGCAGGCATACCGGTCATCGCCCTGAAAATGGCCGGCAGTGTCACGAAGCATGTGGATCTGGTCGTCACCGATCCCATTCAGGCGGGGGTGTTTGCGGTGATGCATGTTTCGAAACGGGCGGTATTCGACATCAACCGGGTCAGGGGGCAGGAGTTCTGA
- a CDS encoding tyrosine-type recombinase/integrase — protein sequence MERALSDGTLTETEASHLREFVAEISATRHISPSRRYKLTYFTIVCRRFMKRPWHDLTIGDLYAGVQALTTARNDDGSLRYKPNTQLDLVSHIKRYALWLIENHYSAMPAEKVRKIRPPAPDRMTTTAADLLTEEDIRAMIEAAKTVKDRAFIAVLYESGCRIGELAQMKWKDVRFEEWCAWLNTDEKTGKPRLIPLIMSREYLAQWRNDYPLPMSGDALIFVTNNTFKPIKYESVIKQLRLIAKRGGVQKHIRGHIFRHSRITHLIQQGMSESIVKRVAWGGESRMIERYAHLTDADTAAAAAKLAGITPPNTKKRSKAMDPIQCQTCGRINGPTDDFCRKCGSAISERAKASVESLSADMRLVMANEPGIVIEAARRIRTEGPGRGQGQNRS from the coding sequence ATGGAACGGGCCCTATCCGACGGAACACTCACAGAAACCGAAGCGTCACACCTCCGGGAATTTGTGGCCGAAATCTCTGCGACCCGCCACATCTCCCCCAGCCGGCGCTACAAACTCACCTACTTCACGATCGTCTGCCGCCGGTTCATGAAACGCCCCTGGCACGACCTCACGATCGGCGACCTCTACGCCGGGGTGCAGGCCCTCACCACCGCCCGGAACGACGACGGCAGCCTCCGATACAAGCCCAACACACAGCTCGACCTCGTCTCCCACATCAAACGTTACGCCCTCTGGCTGATCGAGAACCACTACTCCGCCATGCCCGCTGAGAAGGTGCGGAAGATCCGCCCCCCCGCCCCGGACCGGATGACAACCACGGCCGCCGACCTCCTCACCGAAGAGGACATCCGCGCCATGATCGAGGCCGCAAAGACCGTCAAGGACCGGGCGTTCATCGCCGTGCTCTACGAGTCCGGGTGCCGGATCGGCGAACTCGCCCAGATGAAATGGAAGGACGTCCGCTTCGAGGAATGGTGCGCCTGGCTCAACACCGACGAAAAGACCGGCAAGCCCCGCCTCATCCCCCTGATCATGTCGCGGGAGTACCTGGCCCAGTGGCGCAACGACTACCCCCTCCCCATGAGCGGCGACGCCCTGATCTTCGTCACGAACAACACCTTCAAACCGATAAAATATGAATCGGTCATCAAACAACTCCGCCTGATCGCTAAACGCGGCGGCGTGCAGAAACATATCAGAGGGCACATCTTCCGGCACAGCCGGATCACCCACCTCATCCAGCAGGGCATGAGCGAGTCCATCGTGAAGCGGGTGGCATGGGGCGGGGAGTCGCGCATGATCGAACGCTACGCCCACCTCACCGATGCCGACACCGCAGCGGCAGCCGCAAAACTCGCCGGGATCACCCCCCCGAACACGAAGAAACGGTCAAAGGCGATGGACCCGATCCAGTGCCAGACCTGCGGCCGGATCAACGGCCCGACCGACGACTTCTGCCGGAAGTGCGGGAGTGCGATCAGCGAGAGGGCGAAAGCGAGCGTGGAGAGCCTCTCGGCCGACATGCGTCTTGTGATGGCGAATGAGCCCGGGATCGTCATCGAGGCGGCCCGCCGGATCCGCACGGAGGGGCCGGGCCGGGGCCAGGGGCAGAACCGTTCATAA